The window TATCTATTAACCAAGTTTACCTAAAATtgactttgataaaaaaaaaaaaaattagtcgaCTAATTTGTTCAAAATTTTGACCTTTCGGCAAAGAGCAAAATTGATTCGATTGATAAAAAAATCAGTCAATTGATAGTGGTAAAATGTAACATCTGCCCGGGGAGGGGCTCGCGTCTGATTAGCTAGTTGGTGAGGCAATAGCTTACCAAGGCGATGATCAGTAGCTGGTCCGAGAGGATGATCAGTGGGGAATTTTTCGCAATGGGCGAAAGCCTGATGGAGCAATGTCGCGTGGAGGTAGAAGGCCCACGGGTCGTGAACTTCTTTTCTCGTAGAAGAAGCAATGACGGTATCTGAGGAATAAGCATTGGCCAACTCTGTGCCAGCAGCCGCGGTAAGACAGAGGATGCAAGCGTTATCCGGAATGATTGGGTGTAAAGCGTCTGTAGGTGGCTTTTCAAGTCCGCCGTCAAATCCCAGGGCTCAACCCTGGACAGGCGGTGGAAACTACCAAGCTGGAGTACGGTAGGGGCAGAGGGAATTTCCGGTGGAGCGGTGAAATGCGTAGAGATCGGAAAGAACACCAACGACGAAAGCACTCTGCTGGGCCGACACTGACACTGAGAGACGAAAGCTAGGGGAGCAAATGAGTATAtaatttggtaattttaaaactatttcatataatttgataattttagaaacttagcAATATGGTTGgataaaaaattattctaaaaatggtaaactttttttatataatttatatattttttaataatgtgGGCCAGATTATaattgatcattttttttttaattaatagcatttaataaaattttctaccaACTACATAAATGAGGAAGCACTCATAACATCCTACCATTATATCATTGTCTCATGGCCAACTTATCCCTTCGAGATAGTTTAGCAACTAGCATGTGCTACTACCATGACCAACTTGGTGCATACGATTATTTTCAATCTACTAAGCCTTAACATTTAGATTTACTTTTTTccctttattttattattttataattatatattattattttgtttgcaTATTGATAAAGGTGTAATTAGTGATGAAACGAGTGGAGttgaaataatataaaatattaatattcaagtatatatatatatatataatatttaaattcaatttaaaatttaaaatataaataattttactgGAGCTCGGACTTAAATTCGAATTCAAATGATTTCTTATAAAAGATAaacattttccttttatttattaGGTAAAATTTGAGTGATTCATTTACTACTCAAAGCATTTAACTCAAATTGAAAACTAGCACAATTACAGAACAAGCTGTCACCTTATAACATTCCTATTCTCCTATTAGATgactaataatttaattttcaaatataacaAAATGAAGCTTTATTTTGAGGGCATcatttatttatcaaattcatgaGTTGAACACAATTAACCCATTGATATTAATTATTGGAAAATTTCAGATgaaatcaaaacaaaaatagcACCTTCGGCCACAGTCATCAGACTAGAATAGAAATTAAGCTGACTAAATCCATATAAATTGTCCCCTCCATGATAAAATATAGGGCTCAAGGCTTCAGTACAAACCAAAATATCTCATCTAAAACTAAATTGATCCAAGATTGAAAATTCAACTTCTGAAACAATAAATCAAACATTCGGAAAAATGAGGACAAATAAATCAACTTGTAAAGGTTATCCCACAATAGCACACGCACAATCACTTTAAGATGCATGAACATGTAAAAAAAGCATCCAGCTCAAACGATTATGGACGAGTCCTGGAGCTTTCAACATTTCGCACTGGATTGAAATAAGAATGGGCCTGGAAACAGCAGCAAATTTTCAATCAGAATCATTCATCAGAAAAATGGTGCAAGACTTGCAACAAGGGTATTCAGTATTCACCATTGCTTCCTTTGCCGTGAGCCTATCCTTTTGATCATATTGGAGCAGCTTATCGACGAAATCAACAGCCTAGAAGAAATAACATAAGTAAAAATGATAACCAGAACTTTTGAATCTAGCACATTACCTCTGGAACTGCCAGATGCTGGTTTTCAGAATTTATAAACCTTGTCCATGGCTTCCTACTGTGCCTGTGAAATGGAAAATTGATGTTAAGGAACAGTTTGCAACAAGAAGAGGGGGCTTAGTTATGGAAGGGCGTTTGAGAACCTTCCAACAAGCTTTTCAAGGTGCGGATCCAGCTCAAGTCGGTATTTGTTGAGATATGAGTTTAACCCATCTGTTCCAAGCACCTGAACCACAGTAAAGATTCCTTGCTGAGTTTCGCAAGAGTAGCGAAGTTGACTAATTGGCAAAAAGCGATCCAACAATTAAAGCAGAAGTCAATCAACATACGAGGAAGCAGTGTGTAAAGAGACAATTATACACAAATTAATAACATTTCAATTATGCTATGGGCTTGGAAGTCTTTTTGACATATTACTCACATCCGCCAACTGTAATTAACTTCCATTCAAATGTGAAGCATACCTTAGCTATTTTGACCAACTGATCATAGTTATCCTGCCCATAAAAGAATGGTTCCTTCCTGAATACCTGCTTAATCATCAGAGTAACatgagaaaatagaaaaaatggtCAAATGAATGGAAGCAGTACAACAATTTTAACGCACCATCCCAGCAAACATACAACCAAGGCTCCACATGTCAAGTGAATAATCATAATCTTGCAAGTCGACAAGAAGTTCCGGGCCTTTAAAGTACCTGCAAggaaaaggcaaaaaaaaaaacttatcctAAAATTCTGCATTTGATTCATGAAGTAGCAGCAGTAAAGGAAGGAAAATGTCACAATTTCCTGAAGCAAAGAAACCAACAAACCTCATTAGATAGATATTGCCCCTCCATTGAAAGCTATGCAGCTCTCAAATCACATTAATTTGGTTAACTATAGTTTCTTGGGACTCCCTTTGCCCCTTATATCTTCAATTCTAATCAATTCATCCAGTCAAATTATAAAACACACCAATTTATTCCCTGGCAGAACCTACTTGAATTAAAGAAATATTCAAGGAATACAATGATTTGTTTAATTGATACAAACTGTGACCTAGATCTTGCAGATATTTCAACTCTATTTAACAAAGATGCTATAGCTTCCCTCTAAATGGTTCTAAATAAATTAGTATCTACAATTTGTGGGAGCTGCTCTAGCTATATAAGAAATCTTTAACTATGATAAAGAATCAATAGTTAAATTTTGGACGATTTTTGGGATTTAGTTactttctaaaattaaatttaaataaaaaataaaaaagaaagtgTGTGCATATTGATAACATGTTACTATGTTACATGATTTCTTTGTATCCCAAGTAATGTTCTTGATATCTTAAATATAAGATTAATGAATACAAGAGAACACGTATTGCATACAAGTCCCTTATTATTCCTACGAGGGAAATTTCATATGGGTAACCATAGAAGGGATTTCAGTATAACAAATATCAATTACCCCTTTAAAATTTAGAACCGAAACAAGTATGCAAAAGAAGAAAATAGggttcaaaaaagaagaaaatagggTTCAAAAAAGAACAATAATGATTTCGTCTGTTTTTATTGTAGACATGCATATCAATTTGTTGCTTCCGAATTGCAAAATCTAAGAAATGGTTTCCATTCATCAAGGTTGGCAAGCTATGAGGCTTTGCTTTCTTAGAGAAACTAATCACATGCCTAAATCAATTCCATTTtacaaagacaagaaagaaaatgttAGAAGGTTGAGCATCATACCTAGAGGCAACTCTGACATTGTACTCTTTTCCCGGGTGATAAAACTCAGCTAGACCCCAATCAATAAGACGAAGCTTCCGTTGTTGATGATCTATCATAACATTATGAGGTTTGACATCTCGATGCATGATGCCTTGAGAGTGGCAATAATCAAGGGCCTATAGAGAGTTAAAGGCAATCAAACTTGACAAAATCTAATAAActgaaagaaagaaaacaaaaatttgCAACACATGCCACTTGCAATACATATGAATAGACAAATTTGCAAAATTCAAATAATTGAATCATGGTACTCTGCACATCACTGTAAATGTTAGAAATCTATTTGCAAAGAAATTCCATTAATTGGTGTAAAGCATCCTAttcaacattttaaaaaaaatgatgaaaaaagCAATTTGGCTCAGACCACATTGAACCAATCATCCTAAAAGGTAAGTCATTTCACAAAAAGTCGCTGACAGGTTGAGCATGCAGAAAATCACATCAAGTTTAAAATGTCACACAAATTATCATTATAAAcacaataaataatatatataaccATGCTTACTAAATCAAAAgttacaacaataacaacaagcaAGCCTTCATCTATATGGGCACTACATGCCATTGGGCTTGATCCCCTACTACTAAATCAAAAGTTACATCTAACATTTTTAATCAGCTACGATACATGAGATAGTATCTGGACTACTCCAATTGGATTGAGTTACCAGCTATTCTCAATCATATCATAGCTGGTCAATTCAAATCCCACTTACAAATATGTGGAAAATCAGGGAAACATAAGATACACCTTATCTGAAGATAAAAACTTACAGATATTTTGATTGGTTGATCTAAAATTGGCAAGTGCATTATTAACTACCATAACCAATACCCATGCCACAACTAATAACTAAATGTCATTCAAAATTAGTAAGTTGACTAACAAACTGATAATTTCATCTCAAAAACAAAGATGGAAGGATAAACATGCCTTTAGTAATTCATAAATATAGTATCTGATATCATAGTCTGATAATGTTGGATAGAGAACTTTAAAGTCAGTATTGTTGACATATTCAAAAATCAGACTAGGTGTCTTTGATTGTTGATCTCTGACAATATCAAGTAGTTTGATGATGTTGGGACCACCACAAAGATTTTGCAATATCTTTATTTCTCTCTTGATCTGCATCAAAGGAAAAATAGTTATGTATAAAAACACAACATAAGAAGGAattacaaataagaaacataaatgTTACAACATCAAGTAAACCTTACCGTGTGAATCAGGCAAAGAATTTATCACTATTGACTAAGTTAAATGCAATTAGAAAATAAGGAAATATACCAGAATTCAATTGTaaaaatcatcatcatcatcaagcaGTGTTTGCCCCAACTATTTGGGATCGGCTACATGAATGCTATACTTCATTGAGCATCAAGCTATGTACAAGGCAATATCACTagtaatattaaattatttcGATTGTTATTACATTGACTAATATTTTCTTTGATCACCTACTCCTCCTTACCTTCCACTCTAATAGGTTAAATTATTCTAACTATCGAATCTACTAATTTCCTTTGAATATGTCAATACAGTTTCTATATTCTCTTATTTTATCATCTATTGAAGCTACACTTAATTGCTCttgaatattaatttatttatttttttatcatttctaGCAACTCCAAACATCTACCTTAGCATTTTTATCTATGCTAacattaatttttatataattgttTCCTAGCAGCCTAACACTTAGATACCTAAAATATAGTATAATATAAccttattaaactttcctttagcATAAGGGAGATATGACAATCACACAAAACTAAAGAAGCTCCTCTCTTTTTTGATCATCCATTTTTTTAACctatttaattttatcttcatTACTATCACCTTCTTATTGAATAATAAATGTGAGGTTCCTAAACTCATTGACAGGTTCATCCATCTTAAGTGTTTTATCAATACCCTTTTTGTTATTGGAACAACATTTTTATGCatcaatttttatttatttatttaattcaaacGAAGGGACTTGAAGTTAACCTTTTGTATAAACCTCCAACTATGAGAAAATCATTTATAACACTCTTTGTAGACTTAACATTAATAACAATATTACCATGCATATATTTTGTCACTCATTAATATAATTAGTAGATgttcttttattttcaaaaatgtaCCACAATAGTTGTCTAAGGATTCAATCATTAGAATTTTCTCTAAATCAGTAAAAAAAATTGTGCAAGTCTTTGTTTTCTCTATATTTTTGTATTATCATCAAATAAACATCCCTGGTTATCTTGTAAACATGAAACCATATTGATTTTCCATAATGATAGTCCCATCTCTTATTCTCCTCTCGCTAACTCTTCCCTGAAATTTTATAGTATGCCTCATCAATTCGATACCTCTATAATGAGAATGGCATTGTATATCCCCTTTATAATTATAGGAATCAAATGAAATATTACCAAAATTATTGAGATAATGATTGCTACATCAATAGCACTTCGTCATTAGAATTATACAAAAAGAGAGCTCAGTTCCAATTGCAATAGCTTTTATAGAGTTTGAGGGTAAAATGCATTTACTAATGAGTGATGACAATGTATGAAGCACGTGCCCTTCAGCAAACTCAAAGTAATATAGCTTAAATCAATTGCAATCTAATGCGAGTTTCACATCACTAACAAAGAAGCATATGCCACCTGAGGAATTTGAATATCTTCAC is drawn from Zingiber officinale cultivar Zhangliang chromosome 1B, Zo_v1.1, whole genome shotgun sequence and contains these coding sequences:
- the LOC121969755 gene encoding casein kinase II subunit alpha-2-like, coding for MTFSPLLPSAIRSLLRHLRLPSFPATASASAPNCLLTPITGFLLRPFTASAAAGALAQKIGKSLRRPGAPSLARVYADVNVHRPKDYWDYESLIVQWGEQDPYEVVRKVGRGKYSEVFEGVHVPNNEKCIIKILKPVKKKKIKREIKILQNLCGGPNIIKLLDIVRDQQSKTPSLIFEYVNNTDFKVLYPTLSDYDIRYYIYELLKALDYCHSQGIMHRDVKPHNVMIDHQQRKLRLIDWGLAEFYHPGKEYNVRVASRYFKGPELLVDLQDYDYSLDMWSLGCMFAGMVFRKEPFFYGQDNYDQLVKIAKVLGTDGLNSYLNKYRLELDPHLEKLVGRHSRKPWTRFINSENQHLAVPEAVDFVDKLLQYDQKDRLTAKEAMAHSYFNPVRNVESSRTRP